One Deltaproteobacteria bacterium genomic window, GTCCCGAAGTGAAGTAGAGCTTGTGGGGATCGCCCGCAGAGCCACCCCCGCCGAACAGGATCTCCCACAGCCCATCGATGGTGATAGCGTTCCCGGCGGAATCCTTGATGAGCCCGCGAAGGTGGCCGCGGCGGTCGAAGGCCGCGATGTGGCCGCTCCCGAAGTTCCCGACGAGCAGCATCCGACTGAATCGCCCGAAGCGCTTCGGGGCGAGCGCCATTCCCCACGCGGGGCGCTCCGCGT contains:
- a CDS encoding TIGR03118 family protein gives rise to the protein MGAHAERPAWGMALAPKRFGRFSRMLLVGNFGSGHIAAFDRRGHLRGLIKDSAGNAITIDGLWEILFGGGGSAGDPHKLYFTSGPDDENHGLFGSIEVARGRP